Within the Pseudomonas orientalis genome, the region CACCTGGTTGCTGTCATCGGCCGGGCGCCGGCAGCGGTAGTGACGCGCGTATTCGTCACCGGCGGTGGTGCGCGTGTAGTACAGGTACGGGCCCCAGGGGGAGGGCAGGGACAAGTCGGTTTCCAGGATACGGCCCTTGATTTCCTCGAACAGCGTCTCGCGCAGTGCCTGCTGGTCGGCCAGTTGGGTTTCCTGCCAGGCGTTTTCCGCCTTGAGGTAATCGAGGACTTCAGTGCTGTCACGTTCCTGCAGCCAGGCGTACGGGTCTGAACCTGGGGCTTTGCGGGCAATCGGTGCGGTGGAAATAGGCATGGATAATTCTCTATCGGGCGGACGGTGGCCGGCATTGCAGCCGCGACACGCAAAAGCCGTTATCATAGCCGCCTCTTTGCCAGCCTTGCCATGGACACCATGACCGAGAACGACTATCTGACCGCTTGGGGCCTTTACGCCTTCGCCGCTTTGGGCTGCCTGTTGGTGTGGTGGCGCATGACCCGCTGGACCTGGCGCTGGCTGCGTGAGCCGTTGCAGTTACTGATGGCGGTGCTGTTGCTCAGCCCCACCATTGTCGACCCGATCAAGACCCAGTTCGCGCCTGCCGTGGCGATCACCGCCCTGGACCTGCTGCTCAAGGTCGGCAATAACGCCTGGCGCGCCATCTCCGACCTGTTCATGTACACCATGATCGTGTTCGCGCTGTACATCGTGTTCGTGCTGATCCGCTGGCCCATCGAGCGCGCCGCCAACGCCCGCCGTGAGCGCAAGGCCGCCACGGACGCCGCGCTGGCCGCGGAGCCTGAGGAAGACGAACCGTTCCGTCGCCCGTCCCCGGCCCCCGCCTCCGGCATGCGGGTCGAACCGCGCCTTTAACGTTGTCCGCCCTGCAGCGAGAGCCCTGGCATGTGTGAATTATTGGGCATGAGTGCCAACGTCCCCACCGATATCGTGTTCAGCTTCACCGGGCTGATGCAGCGGGGCGGGCGAACCGGCCCCCACCGCGACGGTTGGGGCATCGCCTTCTACGAAGGCCGTGGCCTGCGGCTGTTCCAGGATCCGGCCGCGAGCAGCGAGTCGGAAGTCGCCCTGCTGGTGCAGCGCTATCCCATCAAGAGCGAAGTGGTGATCGGCCATATCCGCCAGGCCAATGTGGGCAAGGTGAGCCTGGCCAATACCCACCCGTTCGTGCGCGAACTGTGGGGGCGCAACTGGTGTTTTGCGCACAATGGCCAACTGGCGGACTTCACCCCCCGCGCCACCTTCTACCGGCCGGTGGGCGACACCGACAGTGAAGCGGCATTCTGCGACTTGCTCAACCGCGTGCGCGAAGCCTTCCCCGAGCCGGTGGATATCGAGCAGATGCTGCCGGACCTGATCGCCGCCTGCGCCGAATATCGCAGCAAAGGCGTGTTCAACTGCCTGCTCAGCGATGGCGACTGGCTGTTTTGCTACTGCTCGACCAAGCTGGCGCAGATTACCCGACGTGCGCCGTTTGGCCCGGCGCGCTTGAAAGATGTCGACGTGATCGTCGATTTTCAGGCCGAAACCACCCCCAACGACGTGGTAACGGTGATCGCCACCGAACCGCTGACCGACAACGAAAACTGGACCCGCTACGAACCGGGCCAATGGAGCCTGTGGCGACGCGGTGAATGCGTCAGCCAGGGCGTTACCGAATAAGGAATCGACCATGTTGCTCAGCTATCTGCGGTTGGTGCTGTTTGCCATAGGTTTGTTGGTCGGCGTGCAAGTGCCGGGGTTTATCAACGATTACGCCAAGCGCGTCGAAGCCCACCTGATCGAGGCCCAGACGGGCCTGCGCGGGTTCGAGTCCACCGCGCAGCAGTTCTTCAACGGTGACATGCAAGCCCTGGTGGCGCATTACCGTGCCAGTGATGACCCGGTGTTCCAGAGCGACGCCAGCAGCCTGGGCGCGATGCTCGACCGTCAGCTGGCGTTGGACAAGCAATTCCAGGCCATGCAGGGCCCCTGGTACATTCGCGCCCTGCAGGTGGCGGTGGCGGCTGATCCGGATATTCGCCTGGAAACCTGGAATGGCTACAGCTACCAGATCCTGCTGACGCCCGAGGCCATGGGCTGGGGCCTGGGCGGGGCGATGCTGCTGTCGTTCGGTATCGAATGCCTGTATCGCCTGATCGACTGGGTGGTGCTGGGCGGCCGGCGCCTGCGCCAGAGCCGGCCGATTGAAGAGCGGGATTTGAAGGGGCTCTAAGTCTTGACAAAAATCCAGTGTGGGAGGGGGCTTGCCCCCGATGGCAGTGTGTCAGCCAACATATGTTTAGCTGACCCACCGCGATCGGGGGCAAGCCCCCTCCCACATTTGGATCCGGTTTAACTCAGTACCATCCGCTCTTTACCGACTTCCTCGGCATAGCGGGCGACGACCTTCTGGCACAACCCCACAATCTCCTCCACCAACTCCACCCCCACGCGCCACGACACCACCACCTGCAAGTTCGGCAGTTGCTGCGCCATCGCCAGCATCACCAGTTCCCCCCGTGCCAGTTCTTCGCTGACCAGCACCGGCGGCAGCGCGCCAATGCCAAAACCATCGCGCAGTAGCCGGGTGATGGCTGATACCGAGTTGACGCAGTTCATGCGCGGTGCGGCGACGCCGTTGGCCTGCATCAAACTCAACACATCCTGATGGGGACAGGAGTTTTTCGAGTAGGTGATGATGCGTTCCTGGGCCAGTTCGGCGAGGGAGGCGTAATCGCGGTTATAGATCGACTGGCTGGCGACAATCCAGGCCATGGGGTGACTGCCCAGTTCCAGGCTGCGCACGCTCTCAAGGCGCAGCAGGTCGGTTTGCAGGATCAGGTCCAGGAAGCCTTTTTGCAGCTGATCGCTGAGGTTCAGCGCAGTATCGGCGACCAGTTCGATTTCAACCCGCGGAAACAGGTTCATCAGTTCAGCGACCAACGGGCTGAGCCAGGTATGGATCACGGTGTCCATTGCGCCGATCCGAATGCGTCCGACCTTGCTGCTGGTGGTTTCCAGGGACTGCTTCAAGCCCTGCAGGGTCACCATCATCTGCTCGGCATAATCGAGCACCTTCAAGCCTTCCGGGGTCAGGCTCACACCGCGCGAATCGCGCAGGAACAGCTTCACCCCCAACTCGCTCTCCAGCACCGCAATGCGGCTGGAGATCGACGCCTGGGTGGTGAACAGCTTTTCGGCGGTCAGGCGGAAACTCTTGAGCTTGGCCACCCAGACGAAGGTTTCGAGGAACTTCAAATTCATGGGATCAACTTTTTCTTATGCATGGATCGGTTTTTATTAGTTGGACGCCGCAGCGTGGCGGCGCCAAAAATCGAGCCGTTCCACGATAAGCGTCGTTGGGGTTCAGGACAACATCGTTGCGAGATGTTGGTAAAAGATCCCACACTACAAAAAAACAAAGCCTACAGGAGCGACCCCGTGAGCCGCCTGCTATTGAATTGCGACATCGGCGAGAGCTTCGGCAACTGGACCCTGGGTCTGGACGCCGAAGTCATGCCGTTCATCGACTGCGCCAACGTGGCGTGCGGCTTCCATGCCGGCGACCCGAGCATCATGCGCAAGACCGTCAGCCTGGCGCTCAAGCATGGCGTGCAAGTAGGCGCGCACCCGGCCTATCAGGACCTGCAAGGTTTCGGCCGACGCTCCATGCAGTACACCCCTCAGGAAATCCAGGACCTGTTGCATTACCAGATCGGTGCGCTGGAGGGCATCTGCCGCGCCCAAGGCGGGCGCGTCAGTTACGTGAAACCGCATGGCGCCATGTACAACGACATGATGGCCAACCCCGCACAGCTGCGCGCGGTGCTGCAGGCCGTGGCTGCTTACGGCGACCTGCCGCTGATGCTGCTGGCCACGCGCGACAACAGCGGGGCCCAAGCCCTGGGCGATGAATACGGCGTGACCCTGTGGTTCGAAGCCTTTGCCGACCGTGCCTATGACAGCCAGGGCCATCTGGTTTCGCGCCAGTTGCCGGGCGCGGTGCATCATGACGCCGACACCATCGTCCAGCAGGCCCTGACCCTTTCCCGTGGTGAGGCGCTGACTGCCAGTGACGGCAGCTCGCTGATCCTGCAGGCCAATACGCTGTGTGTACACGGTGATAACGCCAGCTCCATGGCCGCGGTGCAGCGTATCCGCGAGGCGTTGAGGCCAGCATGAAGCCACGGATTGAAGTGGTGGCCATCGACTGCCTGATGGTGCGTTTGTTTGACGTGATTGCCGAAGCCAACATGCCCTGGATGCTCGCTGCCACCCAACGTCTGCGCAGCGGGTTCG harbors:
- a CDS encoding MFS transporter; the encoded protein is MAGIAAATRKSRYHSRLFASLAMDTMTENDYLTAWGLYAFAALGCLLVWWRMTRWTWRWLREPLQLLMAVLLLSPTIVDPIKTQFAPAVAITALDLLLKVGNNAWRAISDLFMYTMIVFALYIVFVLIRWPIERAANARRERKAATDAALAAEPEEDEPFRRPSPAPASGMRVEPRL
- a CDS encoding class II glutamine amidotransferase, which produces MCELLGMSANVPTDIVFSFTGLMQRGGRTGPHRDGWGIAFYEGRGLRLFQDPAASSESEVALLVQRYPIKSEVVIGHIRQANVGKVSLANTHPFVRELWGRNWCFAHNGQLADFTPRATFYRPVGDTDSEAAFCDLLNRVREAFPEPVDIEQMLPDLIAACAEYRSKGVFNCLLSDGDWLFCYCSTKLAQITRRAPFGPARLKDVDVIVDFQAETTPNDVVTVIATEPLTDNENWTRYEPGQWSLWRRGECVSQGVTE
- a CDS encoding DUF2937 family protein encodes the protein MLLSYLRLVLFAIGLLVGVQVPGFINDYAKRVEAHLIEAQTGLRGFESTAQQFFNGDMQALVAHYRASDDPVFQSDASSLGAMLDRQLALDKQFQAMQGPWYIRALQVAVAADPDIRLETWNGYSYQILLTPEAMGWGLGGAMLLSFGIECLYRLIDWVVLGGRRLRQSRPIEERDLKGL
- a CDS encoding LysR family transcriptional regulator; protein product: MNLKFLETFVWVAKLKSFRLTAEKLFTTQASISSRIAVLESELGVKLFLRDSRGVSLTPEGLKVLDYAEQMMVTLQGLKQSLETTSSKVGRIRIGAMDTVIHTWLSPLVAELMNLFPRVEIELVADTALNLSDQLQKGFLDLILQTDLLRLESVRSLELGSHPMAWIVASQSIYNRDYASLAELAQERIITYSKNSCPHQDVLSLMQANGVAAPRMNCVNSVSAITRLLRDGFGIGALPPVLVSEELARGELVMLAMAQQLPNLQVVVSWRVGVELVEEIVGLCQKVVARYAEEVGKERMVLS
- a CDS encoding 5-oxoprolinase subunit PxpA, with amino-acid sequence MSRLLLNCDIGESFGNWTLGLDAEVMPFIDCANVACGFHAGDPSIMRKTVSLALKHGVQVGAHPAYQDLQGFGRRSMQYTPQEIQDLLHYQIGALEGICRAQGGRVSYVKPHGAMYNDMMANPAQLRAVLQAVAAYGDLPLMLLATRDNSGAQALGDEYGVTLWFEAFADRAYDSQGHLVSRQLPGAVHHDADTIVQQALTLSRGEALTASDGSSLILQANTLCVHGDNASSMAAVQRIREALRPA